The DNA window AACGCTTGCGGCAACGAGAGGCTAATGGGGGTGTGGGCCTCTCAAGGCTAGATTTGGAATCAGTAAAGTTTTTCCAAAGAGTAGATCTTTCTTTCAGAGAATTGTTGAGGTGTGAACCAAAACGGTGTGTGCCCATCGATGCCTCCCAATCAATAGAAAAAATTCAACATCAAATTCAACTTCCTGCAGATTGGCTTCTTTGAAGAAATGATTCAGAAACGCATACTCAAATTTGATGATTTCTTGATAGGTGGGACCTTCGAACAGTTAAATATAGATGATCCGGAAGAAGCCCAAATCTGGGCTGATCACGATTTGGCAATTCTTGTCGAAAACCGATGTGGAATTATTGAAGATCCCAATGGGTGGAGTGATCAGCAGAGACGATATTGGCGCAACCGATGTTTGCTACAGACAGAATCCTTCTTAGGACCTGAGGCTTGGGGAAGGTACCAACACTTTTGGATCAAAGCATCTGATGATCGAGCGGGGATAATAGCTCTAGGCCATCCAACCATTGGTAAGAATCGACTTTTTGTGGGAAGCTTATACCTATTGCCGGCATTTCGAGGTCTTGGCCTTGGAAAGAAAGTTCTAGCTTTGGTAGAAGAAACCGTGTTCGAAAATCATTTACAGGGTATTGAGCTAGAAACCGATTGGTGTTGGCGAAATGCTGTTCAATTTTACCTAGAAAATAATTTTTGGTTGAATAAGTGGCAGGGGAACCTAACCCTCATCAAGGATCAAGGGCTGCCAAACTATCGGTTCTCAATGAAAAATAACTGGGCATTTTTTGAATTGGGTTCACCATTCAATACCGTTGTTTTTCAGGCTGAACGCAGAAAATCTTATACAGATTACACTGAAAGACCTCCATGCAAAACTGACTGGAACTCCCTACGGCAGATTTCACTCAACACCTTTGGGCTCTTCTTGGTCATGTCTGGTTGGCCTTTGAAACGGAGCTTTCTGAGTAGGTTTGTTCCGAAAAGCTCAAATAAGAGATTGGCACCAGACGACCTAATGAATTACATTGAAGATCGAAATAAGCGCCAACCCTGTATCTATTGAGAAATCATAAACTCAATTCGGCAGTCAGAGCATCTGCAACCAGCAATCCTTTTTTTGTAAGCATGATTCGATCGCCAATCCAATTTAACAATCCCTCTTTTTGCCAAGCTCTCAATACATCAAAATGATTGTCCATCCAATTTTTGGGAGCAAAATTCCCTACCCATTTCTTTAACGATAGTCCATTTGTCTGTCTCAGCTGGAGCATCAGGAATTCGTTCGCTTTTTCAGTGTCAGTAAGAGTTTCTGAGAAAGCTGTGGGCAAGCAATTTTCTTTCAACAATTGTAAATATCGGTGAAGAGACCTTAGATTCCCCCACCTGCTTTTTCCATCATAAGAGTGAGCACCAACTCCCACTCCTAGATATCCTGAATCATTCCAAACCATTTCGTTCATTCGGCCCTGATAGTTT is part of the SAR324 cluster bacterium genome and encodes:
- a CDS encoding GNAT family N-acetyltransferase, with translation MIQKRILKFDDFLIGGTFEQLNIDDPEEAQIWADHDLAILVENRCGIIEDPNGWSDQQRRYWRNRCLLQTESFLGPEAWGRYQHFWIKASDDRAGIIALGHPTIGKNRLFVGSLYLLPAFRGLGLGKKVLALVEETVFENHLQGIELETDWCWRNAVQFYLENNFWLNKWQGNLTLIKDQGLPNYRFSMKNNWAFFELGSPFNTVVFQAERRKSYTDYTERPPCKTDWNSLRQISLNTFGLFLVMSGWPLKRSFLSRFVPKSSNKRLAPDDLMNYIEDRNKRQPCIY